Part of the Gracilinanus agilis isolate LMUSP501 unplaced genomic scaffold, AgileGrace unplaced_scaffold342, whole genome shotgun sequence genome, gtgtggaagggtGTAGAGGTTTTAAGATTGGTTCCATCAAAGGCTCTATTTTCTCAGAATTCGACATGTTCACTGTTGCATCAAAAGTGCATGTGccttttaaaatcaatttccTTGTTCTCATGTAAATAGATCTGGAGAAATTGTGGCAAATATCCATGACCTACatacaaaggattttaaatgacactGAGCAAGTTCCAGTAGGGACTCATGTAACACCTGAGGATAACTGGTAGAACCTCTCATGGCTTCAAGGAACTGGTTTCTTTGCTACAATAATCAAATGGGTTGTTATGATCTTGGCAATTGTGGTACTTTTTACAGTTTGTATTAGCTGCTGTACTACAGTGTACAACAAGCTTTTATCTAGGGAGAAAATGAGGTACACTCGCACCATGAGTCATGgccaaattagaaaggaaatagaccTCACATTGGAGtgagaaatctttttttctaatgCCTCTGATTTGGCTGTCCCAGTGTCAAATAGGATGTACAATAGGAATTCctggttttctgtttttttttaattattttctccatattttcaattggaatttaattttcttctcaggAGCACATAACCAGGACCAGCCCTGAATCAAGGGCAAGAGGTTGAAACTGGGGCTGAGGGATCTCCTTTCAACAGTTATCagtagagaaagagagggaaaggggccAGACTCAGGAGTTTGTCTGGTCTTTCAAAGCCTTAGCTTAGCCTGAACCACTTCTGTTCTGGCTTCTCCTTTTATCCTCTTGCAAAGCCCTCCTGACCCTCTTCCCCTTGCTCAGGGTGTGAGGAAGATGTAAGAGAAGGGAGATCCTCAGCTACCATGACAGCGTGACTAAGGAACCTCAGAAAAGGAGCACTCCTCAGATGTTGGGTAAGAAGAGCAAATGGACAACAATTAGACTGCTCACAAGTTGCTCCAAGACATCAGTGTGGTGCCcagcaaagaagagagagatgaaaaggatTCCAGAACTCACTGCTCCTCTAGGGAAACTTTACAGAGGATAAAAATCACATACCTGGAAGCAGGAAGGTATTGCCCCCACTTAGAGTCTTAAAGTAGCAAAAGGAAGGAGAGACTAGGAGAGAAAAAATAGCAGATATGGGCATCTTCCCATCTCCCAACAGCCTCTCCTGATGGAAAACTGCCACTTGCCCCTGTAACAAAACCTTGAAATCATTCCTCAGTCTCCTTAAAGAGTCTTCTTAAggtttctcttctttcaaattgACCTTGAAGCCCTTTCCCACTACCTTCCTCAAAGATCCTTGAAAGCCTCCTCCAACTATTCAAAGAGGGCTTGAAAGTCTCCCAGTTCTTCATAATAGAGACCTTCCCCcttaaaatctggccttgaacTCCTCCCCTGATGTTCAGAGCTTTGCACTCTAGTGTTTTGTTTTCCCCACTCACCAAAGCCCCATCTCAAAGTCACAGAATCTGAAacatagaaaagagggaaagttcAATATTACAACAGAGGAGGATAGGGACCCCTCCTCTTGCAGGGGACATTGCCCATCAGAGAGCTGTCCCAGGTCCAGGCTATACCCTGTATTCACACTATGGGCCCTTAGCCAGCATTCTGGGCTATTGAATTAGCAGCCAGAAACACAGTTCAAAGAGAAGACAGTTACTGAAAGGGCAAAAGGAAAGAGCTGAAAGAGAAGGGTTTCCTGGCATACCAGgaattaaaggagaaaaggatttGATCCCACAAACTCACACCCCTATTCAGAGATAGAGGAaataggcacacacacacacaggctgtGTGGTTGGTTGGCTGTAGCCCATCCTACtccaagaagaccaaaatgacatcactaggtCCAGGTCCATGGAGTCTGCCTGAACAGGACTGATCTGAACAATAGGAGCTCCAAAGAAGGGGCTTCCACAGCAAAGGCACAACCTGCTATCACTTCATCTATGGCCCTCTGGAAGCATTTCTACATCTACTCTACTCAGGATAAGGTAGAAAGGTATCAACTCCCACACTCTTCCTCAGATGCTGTGAACTACTTTCCCCTTGATAGGTCAGGTGGAATGCCATTTGGTGATTGGCCCAACGCAAGTCCCGCCCACTTCTCAGGCCCTATAAAAAGACTGAGGCTCTACATGTCCAGGCATTCACCATGGAGAGGTCAGCAGTTCACCTCTTGGAGATGGAAGAGGAAATTGCACTGTCCTCCCTGGTCCCTCCTGATGGAGCCCCTGAGGTGAGGCTAGCCAGCAATGGAGTTACTCTCCCAGAGGGAAGTGGCCCATCGAGCTGGAACACATTGGAGGAGTCATTTCCATGGAGATTGAAGCACAGCTTGGCACAGAGGCAGACTGGAGCAGCCCCAAAAGGCCCCGAAATGGGCAGAGGCAGCTCGGGCCTGGGTGAGCTTTCAGTGTTTCCCTGCCGGCACGGTGGCTACAGACGGGTGATTGAAGATCTCCACTCGGAGTTCCTGAGTCCAGAGGGGCAGCTGGTTCCCAGAACCCGGGCCCAGCTCAAGAGGAAGCTCAGGGACACAAATCCAGCCCctgaaggaaaagaagacaaaagaccGACATTCCATTCTTCCAGTCACCAAGGCAAGGAGGGCTTGGGGGAAGTCCCCAAGGCCTGGGGAGCTCCCGCCAACCTGGCCCGGAGGCGCCCGCAGCCTAGCGTGGGCCCTGGGGAGCAGACACCGGGCTCTCCCAGAGACTTACTTGCCCCAATTTCACTCTCTCAGTTGGCCAATTCTGGAGGCGGTAGACGTGGCTTTACCTTGGCCCATCAGACACCTCGTGGAGCCTCTCGCTATCCGAGTAAGGAAAACCAAGAGCCCCCAGGACCAGTCCTGCCTCCCTGCACTTGGCCTCCTCACAGGCAAGTCTGCAGCCCCGCCATCAGCGGCGGTCGCCTGGACAAGTCTCGCCCAGAGAGCCCTCAAGGCTGGAAGGAGCTCCTTTCTGACCACAGCCTGGGGCTCCCTGAGGAAGGCGGCAGCGGCCCGAAGACACCGCGCTGTGCGCTGGCAGAAGGCACCCACGGAGGCCAGGGAGACAAGGAGCAAAGGCCGGGCCAGCCACTGCCAGCAGGAGGCCAGCCAAGACGCCCCAAGCCTCCCGCAGCTGAACTTCTGGCTTCTCTACGCCGTTATCTGCAAGCTCGAAGGAATGGTGGCCCGCAACAACCACCAGCCCCACGGAGAGCCGCTCGCCTTCTTCCACAGCGTGACCCAGTGGCTGAAACCGGGACGGCTGCCGGCCTCCTGACAACTGACGGGACCTCTTCTCCCCAGCAACCAATTTGGGAAACCCAAAACACAGCCGGCCGTTGGCTAGAAAAGGAAAGTCGCACGGCGCGGCCGCCCCAGCCAGATCTCTCCCAGGAACGCGCTGGGCTCCACAATACAGAAAAGCACTGCTCAGCCACAGAGATGGAACAGAGCCCAGAGGGACTCCCGGAACTCACCCAGGACATGGAGAAGGAGATTCGGAGCGCCCTGGGCTCGGGCCCCCAAGAGGAGATTCTAAGCAGCACTTCC contains:
- the LOC123254861 gene encoding sentrin-specific protease 2-like, which gives rise to MGRGSSGLGELSVFPCRHGGYRRVIEDLHSEFLSPEGQLVPRTRAQLKRKLRDTNPAPEGKEDKRPTFHSSSHQGKEGLGEVPKAWGAPANLARRRPQPSVGPGEQTPGSPRDLLAPISLSQLANSGGGRRGFTLAHQTPRGASRYPSKENQEPPGPVLPPCTWPPHRQVCSPAISGGRLDKSRPESPQGWKELLSDHSLGLPEEGGSGPKTPRCALAEGTHGGQGDKEQRPGQPLPAGGQPRRPKPPAAELLASLRRYLQARRNGGPQQPPAPRRAARLLPQRDPVAETGTAAGLLTTDGTSSPQQPIWETQNTAGRWLEKESRTARPPQPDLSQERAGLHNTEKHCSATEMEQSPEGLPELTQDMEKEIRSALGSGPQEEILSSTSTLTVTRGDLQTLSDSQWLNDEIINFYLRLLVDRSQKRGLPRLHAFSTFFYPKLTTAGYQGVRRWTKGLDLFQQDLILVPIHQRAHWSLLSIDLRKKTIKHLDSMAGKDPHIHTRMLQYLQEESKSKRNTELDPTEWTLDTDQSWDIPQQSNTSDCGVFLCKYADYISQDKPFTFTQNHMPHFRKRMVWEILQQQVL